A genomic region of Pristiophorus japonicus isolate sPriJap1 chromosome 20, sPriJap1.hap1, whole genome shotgun sequence contains the following coding sequences:
- the LOC139232913 gene encoding probable G-protein coupled receptor 82: MAAELNALMANVSQEMTCNLTAGRLEKMVLPVLYTSIICVGLPANFMALWMLLQQNRKHGILLYLMNLAMADLISCLTLPFRATLLLMGDHWKESSPTCTIVMIIINFSFYYTVSCSTIFLAFISISRYAMIVKPNSRQLNKFYDTSFAQHACAATWIITTIPILSLNLNYFFKEVNLIDDVRDSVCYNVQLQYGKKVSANAFVTVAVIFLIILVLFAFSYASIALHLCTVRRKSISQRNRVIHFRAQMIIIAAMTGFIVCHLPYHVYQIVTGVQRLSNDNCQWLLETHHVKLISLWFVSLSSCLNPILYFLLSKSFVESRSKR, from the coding sequence ATGGCGGCAGAACTCAACGCCCTCATGGCTAACGTCTCCCAGGAAATGACCTGCAACCTGACTGCTGGCCGGTTGGAGAAGATGGTTCTTCCAGTCTTGTACACGTCCATTATTTGCGTGGGCCTGCCAGCCAACTTCATGGCTTTGTGGATGCTGCTGCAGCAAAACCGAAAGCACGGTATCCTCCTGTACCTGATGAACCTCGCTATGGCTGATCTCATCAGTTGCCTGACGCTCCCCTTCAGGGCGACATTGCTGCTCATGGGAGACCACTGGAAGGAGAGCTCGCCCACATGCACCATAGTGATGATCATCATTAATTTCAGTTTCTACTACACCGTCAGCTGCAGCACCATTTTCCTTGCGTTCATCAGCATCAGCCGATATGCAATGATCGTGAAGCCCAACAGCAGGCAGCTGAACAAGTTCTACGATACGAGTTTTGCACAGCACGCCTGTGCTGCCACCTGGATAATCACAACTATCCCCATTCTTTCACTGAACTTAAACTACTTCTTCAAAGAAGTGAACTTGATCGACGATGTGCGGGATTCAGTGTGTTATAACGTTCAGTTGCAATACGGCAAAAAAGTGTCAGCCAATGCGTTTGTTACAGTTGCCGTAATATTCTTGATTATTTTAGTGCTGTTTGCATTTTCTTATGCATCGATAGCACTGCACCTGTGCACAGTGAGGCGAAAAAGCATAAGTCAGCGCAACCGAGTGATCCATTTTCGAGCACAGATGATCATAATCGCTGCCATGACTGGATTCATCGTCTGCCATTTGCCTTATCACGTCTATCAGATTGTAACCGGGGTGCAGAGATTAAGCAATGACAACTGCCAGTGGCTTCTGGAAACTCATCATGTGAAGCTGATATCACTGTGGTTTGTCTCACTGAGCAGTTGCCTGAATCCTATTCTGTATTTTCTACTCTCAAAGTCCTTTGTGGAGAgccgatcaaagagatag